Proteins encoded within one genomic window of Brassica rapa cultivar Chiifu-401-42 chromosome A09, CAAS_Brap_v3.01, whole genome shotgun sequence:
- the LOC103841619 gene encoding LOW QUALITY PROTEIN: lysM domain receptor-like kinase 3 (The sequence of the model RefSeq protein was modified relative to this genomic sequence to represent the inferred CDS: deleted 2 bases in 1 codon; substituted 1 base at 1 genomic stop codon), which translates to MSDLLRLLHTFKQXLVSMCKSKMGVNASEPTRTRSRPSQSQGRHHSSRRSPSTSTTGTTTTSGTSSSSNSNKTAASSSSAASRTSLASLRESLPENPHIYDVSEIRAATNNFLAHRLSSSSSKASWRCNLRGKEVVVFQRKFRRRIAKDELRDRLSDICRSHHGSIINLLGASVSGSGGGDHIYLVYEHVNGASLADCLRNSKNPNFTVLSNWASRIQIATDLAHGLDYIHNKTGLKIENLVHNHIKSSAVIVTEPDYNARICHFGTAQLCGETNETTSERDGHGSRFEGVRGYMSPEFQASGIATRESDVFAFGVVMLELLSGEEPLKYRYDKATGDFERTSVIETAKAVIDGGGDGDTEGQLRRWVDRRLGDSFPVTVVEKLTRLALECVVEDPVNRPEMGRVAGKISQLYLESEKWAANMKRPTDITVSYAPR; encoded by the exons ATGTCTGATTTGCTACGTCTCCTTCACACGTTTAAACAATAACTTGTCTCC ATGTGCAAATCCAAAATGGGCGTCAATGCTTCCGAGCCAACACGAACACGATCTCGGCCTAGCCAATCTCAGGGAAGGCACCACTCGTCGAGACGATCTCCGTCAACGAGCACAACCGGCACGACGACAACATCAGGAACTAGCTCGAGTTCTAACTCTAACAAAACAGCTGCTTCCTCCTCCTCAGCCGCAAGTCGAACATCCCTCGCTAGTCTCCGCGAATCCTTACCGGAAAACCCTCATATCTACGACGTCTCCGAGATCCGCGCCGCCACCAACAACTTCCTCGCCCACCGCctatcttcctcctcctccaaaGCCTCGTGGCGATGTAATTTGCGCGGGAAAGAGGTCGTCGTCTTCCAGAGAAAGTTCAGGCGGAGGATCGCCAAAGACGAGCTCAGAGATCGCCTCTCCGATATCTGCCGTAGCCACCACGGGAGCATCATCAACCTCCTCGGCGCTTCCGTCTCCGGAAGCGGAGGAGGCGACCACATCTACTTAGTCTACGAGCACGTCAACGGAGCCTCTCTCGCCGATTGCTTGCGGAACAGTAAGAACCCTAACTTCACCGTGTTATCGAATTGGGCCTCGAGGATCCAAATCGCGACGGATCTGGCCCATGGGCTTGACTACATCCACAACAAAACTGGGCTCAAGATCGAGAATCTCGTTCACAATCATATTAAAAGCTCCGCGGTGATCGTGACCGAGCCCGATTACAACGCGAGGATCTGCCACTTCGGGACCGCGCAGCTATGCGGGGAAACGAACGAAACGACGTCGGAGAGAGACGGACACGGATCGAGATTCGAAGGAGTGAGAGGATACATGTCGCCGGAGTTTCAGGCCTCCGGGATCGCCACTCGGGAATCAGACGTGTTTGCGTTCGGAGTCGTGATGCTTGAGCTTCTCTCCGGGGAGGAGCCGCTGAAGTATAGGTACGATAAAGCCACCGGAGATTTCGAGCGGACTTCGGTGATTGAGACCGCGAAGGCGGTGATCGACGGCGGCGGAGATGGAGATACAGAGGGGCAGCTGAGGAGGTGGGTTGATCGGAGATTAGGGGATTCGTTTCCGGTGACGGTGGTGGAGAAGCTGACGCGTTTGGCGTTGGAGTGCGTGGTGGAGGATCCGGTGAATCGGCCGGAGATGGGAAGAGTCGCCGGGAAAATATCGCAACTGTATTTAGAATCGGAGAAATGGGCGGCGAACATGAAACGGCCAACGGATATAACCGTCTCCTACGCTCCCAGATGA
- the LOC103841616 gene encoding uncharacterized protein LOC103841616 has protein sequence MHTISIPAGDLEKQQDKAPEKQSESVNESVTEMNLTIVVCNGDSSRGPETVEVAQILGPAEREESPKKVCLSRNSSSHEQCRVCQQEKEEALIELGCLCRGGLAKSHRSCIDAWFRTKGSNQCEICQAVAVNVPPPETQPTTNYWVWRIDPSYRQEQRERGCFSPLWVAFSILIGGLMLDVLISITLGVSALPVNIIIGVIVVLGLGTALRLTLEFCYEWSLRRAVQRAVQRRETAFNNIAYPSAL, from the exons ATGCATACTATCTCCATCCCCGCTGGTGACCTTGAAAAGCAGCAGGACAAGGCTCCCGAGAAGCAGAGCGAGTCAGTAAATGAGTCTGTCACGGAAATGAACCTCACCATTGTTGTTTGCAATGGAGATTCAAGTCGTGGACCTGAAACCGTAGAGGTGGCTCAGATCTTGGGGCCAGCTGAGAGGGAAGAGTCTCCCAAAAAGGTTTGCTTGTCCAGGAACTCCAGCTCTCACGAGCAGTGTAG GGTATGTCAGCAAGAGAAAGAAGAGGCTTTGATAGAACTGGGGTGCCTATGTCGTGGTGGCCTTGCTAAATCCCATAGGTCATGCATAGATGCTTGGTTTCGCACAAAAGGCTCTAATCAGTGCGAGATCTGCCA GGCAGTGGCTGTCAACGTGCCACCTCCAGAGACCCAACCAACT ACAAATTACTGGGTTTGGAGGATAGATCCCAGCTATAGACAAGAGCAGCGTGAGAGA GGATGTTTCAGTCCTCTGTGGGTAGCATTCTCAATTCTGATAGGCGGTCTGATGCTAGATGTGTTAATATCCATCACACTTGGTGTGTCTGCACTCCCAGTTAACATAATCATTG GAGTGATAGTGGTGCTAGGACTAGGAACAGCACTAAGGCTGACATTGGAGTTCTGTTACGAGTGGAGCTTGAGAAGAGCGGTTCAGAGGGCAGTGCAGAGGAGAGAAACGGCCTTTAATAATATTGCATACCCATCTGCCTTGTAA
- the LOC103841614 gene encoding uncharacterized protein At5g39865, translating to MGSSTSKTSSSASSTSVSSSFVAASDSPSPAIHKAFSFPTPLVHHPPARKGDTHHLVSLTSTSYGSLLLKSSSDQETPPRISISDKNTTDPVSRDSFSPDSVINTWELMDGLDDEFEFEIAKPGKLGSGQDSDLCPKPDPNRNGSALKLDESYEFVRTGQEEEDWVPLSYKPKQPLWKHLSEESFLSGLDPSIVSSYKKALSSKQLTNHSVDTRKPLTTTKSLSFITSEPKSVCAKPRLQGAEDKIVLYFTTLRGIRKTYEDCCCVRMILKGLQVAVDERDISMDSKYRKELQSLLGAGEKPKPVCLPQVFIRGSHIGGVEEIMKLNDSGELAEMLKDFPACECLGTCRSCGDARFVPCSNCDGSTKVFGEEEERFKRCPKCNENGLVRCRQCSV from the coding sequence ATGGGTTCTTCTACTTCAAAAAcctcttcttcagcttcttctacTTCTGTCTCTTCTTCCTTCGTCGCCGCCTCCGACTCCCCTTCTCCGGCGATCCACAAAGCTTTCTCTTTTCCGACGCCGTTGGTTCACCATCCTCCGGCTAGAAAAGGCGACACTCACCACCTCGTTTCCCTCACCTCCACCTCATACGGCTCTCTCCTCCTCAAAAGCTCCTCCGACCAAGAGACGCCTCCTCGTATCTCAATCTCCGACAAGAACACGACAGATCCGGTCTCGCGCGACTCGTTCTCTCCCGACTCGGTCATTAACACATGGGAGCTCATGGACGGCTTGGACGACGAGTTCGAATTCGAAATCGCTAAACCGGGTAAGCTTGGCTCCGGTCAAGATTCGGATCTTTGCCCTAAACCCGACCCGAATCGAAATGGGTCTGCTTTGAAATTGGACGAATCTTACGAATTCGTGAGGACCGgacaagaggaagaagattgGGTCCCGTTGTCTTATAAACCAAAGCAGCCTCTTTGGAAGCATTTGTCTGAAGAATCTTTCTTGTCTGGTTTAGATCCTAGCATTGTCTCTTCTTACAAGAAAGCTTTGTCTTCTAAGCAGTTAACCAATCATAGTGTCGACACTAGAAAACCTCTCACAACCACAAAGTCCCTCTCTTTCATAACCAGCGAGCCAAAATCTGTTTGCGCTAAACCGAGATTACAAGGAGCAGAAGACAAGATTGTGCTCTACTTCACAACTCTCCGAGGAATTCGAAAGACTTACGAGGATTGCTGCTGTGTAAGAATGATATTGAAAGGGCTTCAAGTAGCGGTAGACGAGCGTGATATCTCTATGGATTCTAAGTATAGGAAAGAGCTTCAAAGCTTGCTCGGTGCTGGAGAGAAACCAAAACCGGTTTGTTTGCCTCAGGTGTTTATCAGAGGAAGCCACATTGGTGGCGTCGAGGAGATTATGAAGCTAAACGATAGCGGTGAGTTAGCTGAGATGTTGAAAGATTTCCCTGCTTGTGAATGCTTGGGGACGTGCCGGAGCTGTGGTGACGCAAGGTTTGTGCCTTGTAGTAATTGTGATGGTAGCACTAAAGTGTTTGGAGAGGAAGAGGAACGGTTCAAGAGATGTCCGAAATGCAATGAGAATGGATTGGTGCGTTGTCGTCAGTGTAGCGTCTAA
- the LOC103842318 gene encoding uncharacterized protein At4g04775-like, which yields MSGASSNTSGASTGGNAYRRRGGVVMGIPKKCWCGDETVPLMSKSEKNPYRRYYRCATPARKKWIDEALVNEVETLELKTARLEQELREIQTKVEELCDKVEALLAEGKSNMKRMMIVGIVGCVGVLGIMELCIRKW from the exons ATGTCAGGGGCTTCGTCGAATACCTCAGGAGCATCGACCGGAGGAAACGCTTATCGTCGTCGGGGTGGAGTGGTCATGGGAATTCCGAAGAAGTGTTGGTGTGGTGATGAAACTGTTCCTCTCATGTCCAAATCCGAAAAAAATCCGTACCGAAGGTACTACCGTTGTGCTACTCCTGCAAGAAAGAAG TGGATCGATGAGGCACTGGTAAATGAGGTTGAAACTCTTGAACTCAAAACCGCAAGACTCGAGCAAGAGTTGAGAGAGATACAAACGAAGGTGGAGGAGCTATGTGATAAGGTGGAAGCGTTGTTAGCTGAAGGCAAAAGCAACATGAAGAGAATGATGATAGTAGGTATTGTTGGATGTGTGGGTGTGCTAGGAATCATGGAGTTATGCATAAGGAAATGGTGA
- the LOC103841615 gene encoding DNA-directed RNA polymerase V subunit 5A, with the protein MEGIIGNDKSSCSSSSTVPGPCLSKYVDPSSEESHRYYLARRNALEMLRDRGYEVSLEDINLSLQDFRTVYGERPDVDRLRISAHHRSDSSNKVKVVFFGTGKVKVNTIRSVAAEILSQETITGLILVLQNQVTDKALKAIELFTFKVEIFQITDLLVNLTKHVLSLRHRVLTDGEKKALLKQFNIEEKQLPRISKKDAVVRYYGLEKGQVVKVSYRGELTESYVAYRCVW; encoded by the exons ATGGAGGGGATAATAGGGAACGACAAGAGTTCGTGTTCGAGTTCGAGTACAGTTCCGGGTCCTTGTCTGAGCAAGTACGTGGATCCATCGAGCGAAGAGTCTCACAGATACTATCTAGCGCGGCGGAACGCCTTGGAGATGCTCAGAGACAGAGGATATGAAGTCTCCCTCGAAGATATCAATCTCTCTCTCCAAGATTTTCGAACTGTTTACGGCGAACGTCCCGACGTTGACCGTCTCCGTATCTCCGCTCATCATCGCTCCGATTCTTCCAATAAG gTGAAGGTTGTCTTTTTTGGTACTGGTAAGGTTAAAGTCAACACAATCCGGAGTGTTGCAGCAGAGATACTTAGCCAAGAGACCATAACCGGGCTGATACTGGTTCTCCAAAACCAAGTAACCGATAAAGCCTTGAAAGCCATTGAGCTTTTCACTTTCAAGGTCGAGATATTCcag ATAACCGACTTGCTAGTCAACCTAACCAAACACGTACTGAGCCTCCGTCATCGTGTTCTGACTGATGGAGAGAAGAAAGCACTTCTCAAGCAGTTCAACATCGAGGAAAAACAG CTTCCTCGGATCTCAAAGAAAGACGCGGTTGTGCGGTACTACGGATTAGAGAAAGGACAAGTTGTGAAAGTGAGTTACAGGGGAGAACTCACCGAGTCCTATGTTGCCTACAGATGTGTGTGGTGA
- the LOC103841617 gene encoding mitochondrial fission 1 protein A, with the protein MDAKIGKFFDSVGSFFSGGDKIPWSEGDVIAGCEREVREATNSGNEGLKKECLMRLSWALVHSHQQDDVQRGIDMLEASLANSAPPLEDREKLYLLAVGYYRSGDCSKSRQLVDRCIEMQPDWRQALVLKKCIEDKITKDGVIGIGITASAVGAVGLIAGGIVAALARKK; encoded by the exons ATGGATGCGAAGATCGGAAAATTCTTTGACTCCGTCGGCTCTTTCTTCAGCGGCGGCGATAAGATCCCGTGGTCTGAGGGAGATGTCATCGCT GGATGTGAGAGAGAGGTTCGAGAGGCCACAAACTCTGGCAATGAAGGACTGAAGAAAGAGTGTCTTATGCGATTGTCATGGGCGCTTGTTCATTCCCATCAACAGGATGATGTTCAACGTGGGATAGACATGCTTGAAG CGTCTCTTGCGAACAGTGCTCCTCCTTTGGAAGACCGAGAGAAGCTCTATCTTCTTGCTGTTGGTTACTACAGGAGTGGGGATTGCTCTAAGAGCAGGCAGCTCGTTGACCGCTGTATCGAG ATGCAACCCGATTGGAGGCAAGCTTTGGTACTAAAGAAGTGCATCGAAGACAAAATCACAAAGG ATGGAGTTATCGGGATAGGCATCACTGCTTCAGCAGTAGGAGCCGTAGGTTTGATAGCCGGTGGTATTGTAGCGGCGCTGGCTCGCAAGAAGTGA